The genomic interval GCTCGCGCGCGGCGGCGTACCCGTCGCGGCGCCGGTTGCGGACGCCCTGGACGCGGAGCTCGACGTACTGATCGTGCGCAAGCTGGGCCTGCCGGGGCAGCCGGAGTTGGCGATGGGCGCGATCGCCGGCGTCGGCGACGACCTGCACGTGGTCCGCAACGAGCCGATCGCGCGGGGCGTCGAGCCGGAAGCGCTGGAGGCGGTACGACGGCGGGAGCTGCGGGAGCTGCACCGGCGCGAACAGGCGTACCGCGACGACCGGCCGCCGATCGACGTACAGGATCGGGTGGTGGTCCTCGTCGACGACGGGCTGGCGACCGGCTCGACGATGCGAGCAGCGGTGGAGGCGGTACGGCGGCAGCGGCCGGCGCGCGTGATCGTCGCCGTACCCGTGGGTGGTGTGGACAGTTGTCGGCAGCTGGCCCAGATCGCCGACCAGGTGGTGTGCGCGTGGATCCCGCGGTACTTCAACGCTGTCGGCCAGGCGTACCGGGACTTCTCGTCGGTGAGCGACGGCGAGGTGCGGCGGGTGCTGGCCGACAGCACAGCGCGGCGCCCCCGCTCGTGAGCAGAGGCGCCGCGCTGTGGGTCCGGCCGCCGGCTTCCGACTCGGCGGCCGAAGTCAGGTCAGGACCGAGTCAGCCCAGCCGGGCCTTGAGGTTGTCGAGCTCGACCTTGAGCTCGGTCGGCACGGTGTCGCCGAGCTTGGCGAACCACTCCTCGATCAGCGGGATCTCGGCCTTCCACTCCTCGGCGTTCACGTCGAGCGCGATCTCGAGGTCCTGCGCGGTCATGTCCAGCCCCG from Kribbella sp. NBC_00709 carries:
- a CDS encoding phosphoribosyltransferase, whose translation is MRRPYPDRAAAGEVLAGELGQVSGSVLVLGLARGGVPVAAPVADALDAELDVLIVRKLGLPGQPELAMGAIAGVGDDLHVVRNEPIARGVEPEALEAVRRRELRELHRREQAYRDDRPPIDVQDRVVVLVDDGLATGSTMRAAVEAVRRQRPARVIVAVPVGGVDSCRQLAQIADQVVCAWIPRYFNAVGQAYRDFSSVSDGEVRRVLADSTARRPRS